Proteins encoded within one genomic window of Neoarius graeffei isolate fNeoGra1 chromosome 18, fNeoGra1.pri, whole genome shotgun sequence:
- the klf5a gene encoding Krueppel-like factor 5 gives MMRQLYFSALVYDLGHSQPASSSRSSERGVAASRSESRDCQPRPAHSAAASYHRGPETGGGRHREDIRREHGRVYTHTRACARSMHHALFSSLSSPLLSSPGQASSVSLVRAVMAAALLTGYEDFLPLMKGFQEESALFTDTDRALAHEYAQAKLEMDKYLTPQLQDSPAVKKQCQDGSSVEFFCDDQGSPYSINMNVYLPDIAYLRGGLCRPQRPSVPCQVKSKPVSSSFSSVPDCSVPSTLPDFTTIFSSPSAPCANMDAGNASNGVFIKQEMPSFELSQDGHLFQLLSSDLDGPIQAVSDSHSHAMSSEVPSFNDLHLAATQTANKPYCAMPTTPAYPLAPSGHFAQGHTQVKAPYLPPSPPTSEPGSPDRQKELLHNLTPPPSYAATIASKMAGHMPAHQAHASAQAPATTSTGVMPVRYNRRTNPDLEKRRIHHCDFPGCKKVYTKSSHLKAHLRTHTGEKPYRCTWEGCDWRFARSDELTRHFRKHTGAKPFQCAVCSRSFSRSDHLALHMKRHQN, from the exons ATGATGCGCCAATTATATTTTAGTGCATTAGTGTATGATTTGGgacacagccagccagccagctccaGTAGAAGCTCTGAGAGAGGTGTAGCTGCTTCACGTTCCGAATCCCGGGACTGCCAACCACGCCCCGCCCATTCAGCAGCCGCCTCATATCACCGAGGCCCTGAGACGGGAGGAGGCAGACACCGGGAGGATATCCGCCGCGAGCACGGGCGCGTCTATACACACACTCGCGCGTGCGCTCGGTCCATGCACCACGCGCTCTTCTCctctctttcctctcctctcctttcctctccaGGACAAGCGTCGTCTGTCTCTCTTGTGCGGGCCGTTATGGCAGCCGCGCTCTTAACGGGATACGAGGACTTTCTACCGCTGATGAAAGGCTTCCAGGAGGAGTCTGCGCTCTTCACCGACACCGACAGGGCATTGGCTCACGAATACGcgcag gCGAAGCTTGAGATGGATAAATACCTGACACCTCAGCTGCAGGATTCCCCGGCAGTCAAGAAGCAGTGCCAGGATGGCTCCTCTGTGGAGTTTTTCTGCGATGACCAGGGCTCCCCTTACAGCATCAACATGAACGTGTACCTGCCTGACATCGCCTACCTGCGTGGCGGTCTGTGCCGCCCACAGCGGCCCTCCGTCCCCTGCCAGGTGAAAAGCAAACCGGTGAGCTCGTCCTTCTCTTCAGTCCCGGACTGTTCCGTCCCTTCGACTCTTCCCGATTTCACGACCATCTTCAGCTCGCCCTCGGCACCGTGCGCCAACATGGATGCAGGTAACGCCTCGAACGGCGTGTTCATCAAGCAGGAGATGCCCTCTTTTGAGCTTTCCCAGGACGGCCATCTGTTCCAGCTGCTCAGCTCGGACCTCGACGGTCCCATTCAGGCCGTTTCGGACTCTCACAGCCATGCCATGTCGTCAGAAGTGCCCTCCTTCAATGACCTGCACTTAGCAGCCACACAGACTGCCAACAAGCCGTACTGCGCCATGCCCACCACGCCCGCGTACCCGCTCGCCCCGTCGGGTCACTTCGCCCAGGGCCACACGCAGGTCAAAGCGCCCTACCTTCCTCCATCGCCACCCACCTCCGAACCGGGCAGCCCAGACCGGCAGAAAGAGCTGCTGCACAACCTGACGCCACCGCCATCTTACGCCGCCACCATTGCGTCCAAAATGGCTGGGCACATGCCGGCTCATCAAGCACACGCGTCCGCACAAGCACCCGCGACCACCAGCACCGGGGTCATGCCTGTCCGGTATAACCGCAGGACAAATCCCGACCTCGAGAAGAGGCGGATACACCACTGTGACTTCCCAG GTTGCAAGAAGGTTTACACCAAGTCCTCGCATCTGAAAGCTCATCTCAGGACACATACTG GCGAGAAGCCATACAGGTGCACATGGGAAGGGTGTGACTGGAGATTCGCTCGTTCCGACGAGCTCACACGCCACTTCCGCAAACACACGGGTGCTAAGCCGTTCCAGTGTGCCGTGTGCAGCCGCAGCTTCTCCCGCTCCGACCACCTCGCCCTGCACATGAAGAGGCACCAGAACTAA